The genomic stretch taaaagtaggggatctagtcctaagaaagtcagccgccaccaacaaaggaaatatccatggaaagatgacggccaactgggagggtccctacaaagtggttgaggaaatgaggccgggtacataccggctgactgacatggagggtgtgcctttgatgagccattggaacactgacaacctaaggaaatactttgtatagcggcggaggtgtccaaaactattgtgggcaccccaacgcgtgattatatccaATGAAGAATCAttcaagttttccatcaaagtgtttgtcCTCTCCGTAGTCATAATCGAGGTAGACGTcgcggcccaagccgggcagtcaccccaagaagtagacacCACGACAGTCACTACCAGCGCGGTTGAGACGCAATTCTGGCCGCCttggccaaccgaaggcctggcagaggaatcgatcaacatgccttaggaacgtataagtacagttgagacgcaattctagccgcctccgccaaccgaaggcctggcagaggaagcgatcaatatgtctacagatacgaacgctgtcgagccgtaacctcgattacctcggccaaagccaagagtgacggggacacaacggtcgatacgctaacatgttcacaacggcggttgggaagcgcaaatcggacgcctcggccagaccgagagtgaaagaggaagcgaccaacatgccaacatgtttaaaagaTGTTaagcacagttgagatacgcattctaactttctcggccaagccgaaggtaaaaacgaaaaaagcgctcaattaataacgcaagaagacaagtgaagaatGGTGATCAAAGCCCCGACCAAGCCGAGAGCCAATAagacaaactttattgaaaatgattacaaggagaatgcatacgacggccgtccccatagggataagccaaaacacaacctaccaaagttttacaaaaaacaaggaaaagtagagcaaaaggttacagacatatcatgaagggccaaaagatggcagggaggaaagacttaataattggcccccgaacagctgaagctatccgagacgccgggtgaacCTGGtaacgaccgcccgtctccctatgccggtagctgctcgccaccggcgacATCAGCAGCATCATCTGGGTTGGCAGCTTCAGCTTCGGCTAGCCGATgaaacatgcgcagaatacgctcaacactcatcgaaggtccataccacggcatagactacgctgggggaaaattgatggggcatattctgcacccgctgaccgagtcaacatcttgaccaaggtcaaagctaaaagacaacaagtcaaacaGAAGGACAGCCTAGGCGACAGAagcctgccggcctgtcactcactcctcggtctcggcaactagccggcgacttggcagcttcagcttCGGCTGCCTTTACCTTCTCAGCCTCCTCCCTGCCCGCCCTCGCTATTTCAGCACCGATCGCCTCCAACGccgcctcctcttcctccttcttcacccttccCTCCTTCGCAGTCTTCTCCTCCGCGGCTTGCGCCTTAGCatcaagcttgtcatcaaacagctcgtcaaatttttgccacgaaAAGGAACCATCAGCatagagctccccaatcacttccctggcggcttcttcggccaggtcccggtattgggcgcacatgttaggaagaatGACACTTTGAAGCTTCTCAATGTCCAACTGCCTCTGTGCGATGATAGCCTTCATATTCCGAagcaccttcccctgggcctggaacatagacttccattcgtccctcttcttACCAGTGAAGTCGACGACGGCCTGAAGCTTGTCacgctcctccagcagcttagcggcTTCAGCCcccgcagcctcagccttggctctctcagcaagggctgccttTTCAGCATCCTCCCTAAGTTTTTGCTCGGCAAGGACCGTcttttcagcctcagccttggccccctcagcttccttcttcgcagcagcgagctcaagcctgagctgctcaagctgtggggcaacttcagccatgaccttttccTGCTCCATGATATGAGCACCGGCCACGTCAACCCACTTCGCCAATATCCTGGACAAACTTAtgccctccgacctaatctgggCGGGTGTAGGCTTCGGAAAGGAGGAAACGACGGTGGCATCTTTGCCACCCGTCTGCGCAGGTCGCTTCTCAGCACGCCGTTCAGTAGGACCGGTAGAtgacggcggttgatctacaaaaaatgcggacaaagcatccatgtcaatgttgtcaacattcattgacatgccggagagcctgtcatcaggaacgcctaatgaaccagctaaatctgagccacaagttagatccgtaccagtcctggGCTTCTTAGGCAGAGGGCCAGATGGCCCCATTTCTTCGCCGGCCTCAGTAGCAGTAGCAGCGGCAACAGCGGCGGAAGCAGTCTCTTTCCTCTTACGAAAAAGAGGAGATTTCTCTGCATCGGTGGTCTCATCACCGGTGATATCGACGaccaccaccgtctccttttggattGAAGGGATTGGAGGCTGAATtgaagttgacgccgtcgcctTCGAAGACTTTGCTTTTCGCGTTCGGCCCGGAATTTTactggcaaccttcgcctgggccacCGTCACATCCAATGCCTTCAGCTGcagatccatgagatcattcggcgccggtctgcgatcacgcgtctcagccttaggatgcaaatttaCAACGTTCTTGTCCTTATCAAGTCTCATCCTCTCGAGGAGATCCTCAGACAGATTCGGGCCAAAATGGTCTGTAAGAGAAACAAAGCAAGGAATTACCCAAAAGAAGATAAACCAAGGCCAAGATaaagaaacataaaaagcaaaaatgggcctcacaccgaccccactcaccctggctaagggccggtatgaggccgacgtggcagagcggctcgtcctgaagaatgatctgcgtcgggggcaaccATCCCTTCGGCGTATGGTCCTTTTCAGCAACAAACAGCCGCATTGCCCGCCTCTCGTCCTCTTTGAGATAGACCTTCACGGCGTCCATCttgagcttactccgggagacatatttctcatACTCTCCCCGGCTCTCGCACCGCAAGTGAACCTCGCTCTGGAACGACTGAGGCAaggggtagtcctccggcaccttGACGTACACCCACCGCCTCTTCCAGTCCTTACAAGAGGTAATCTTGGACACAGAAACGTAGCCCGACttcgtctgcacgctgtaccaccccactttaccgggggttgacggccgaagatgatgaagccggcggaacaaGTTAACTGTCGGAGCCTCCCCCTTAAACTGgcatagccacacaaagccaacaatcgtcctaatggccaacggatggagctgcgccacagcgacgttcattgctttaattatggcaCAAACGTatgcattcagaggaaaccggagcccatactccaggtgtctgaggTATACGCCGAtgcaacccgggggagggcaacagacggcctgaccctcctcagggataacaattttatatccCCTGCCGaagaagaaatggccctcgaaaagtgttTCGCCGGAACAATTGGTGAACTTATTTGTCCAAGCATGATCAGGACCAGTCGTacaggcctcgccgtgatccaggagatgcggcctctcctcaCCAGAGTGAGTCCTTTCCTCATCACCAAAATCATCCCcaacatcgtcatcatcaaaatcctccaAGGATCGCTCATCAAATTATGGAGAGAGCGGCCTGGGACCTCCAACGTTCAACGGAGTGACAACCAATACCTCCTCCTCATCAGGACGCGACgaggaaccccccggcgcagaagtactaggCCCGGcgtcagcagcagacatggtagcaacagttacttaacaaaataagagattgagaaaaatttgtttgtttaccttgaagaaaagcactagccgaagtaacgattctgaagattagaagagaaagaagcccttgaaaaatttagagagaagaaaattttagagaaaatgaaattggtagccaaaatcaggggctaactgccctatttatagaggaaagcccacgaagaaggaccaatcagggcacagcccatgaaacgtcagccaatcagcgaacagacacgtgtcagacatgcagccacggaatgtcaatcgtcgcaacagttgaacgtcaatcaacgcaacagtgaccaaacgtcttcaacacgccccttcatatctctttgcctatccatcttcctcaacaaactcctaagtatccgttctccgccggccacatgatcaaccaagctaggtagcaccggccgggggcaatcaaaaacaaccggcactctcaaccctggtctcggccagcgtcattttcttttccacatcggatgtccattacacaaccatgtggaggggggatatggtacggccataACATgatcaagccgaggaagaagctcGGCGATgaaacatgcgcagaatacgctcaacactcatcgaaggtccataccacggcatagactacgctgggggcaaattgatggggcatattctgcacccgctgaccgagtcaacatcttgaccaaggtcaaagctaaaagacaacaagtcaaacagaaggacagcctagccgacagaagcctgccggcctgtcactcactcctcggtctcggcaactagccggccgagaggcatatcagCATACTCATATCCGGCCCCCTCGGCATGGAgccaaccaggcctgccggcctgccacgggtccctcggccgagggcaagacagtctttccacctgctagccacttggccactacgtgacaaaaggtgaaagtctataaatactccacttctctcaacgagaaggagatccacaattcatccaaatatcacacataaactggtattatcttccttatctctctacaatataattcgccaagtaacacacaacttaatctctttaagtttactgacttgagcgtcggagtgagtacgctcggtaccaagccgagccctcagtttgttcattgtttcaggagaggccgaagggaagtcaagcaaagacatcattcgacaagccacgagtggtaacaaatatctgctctggaatcacacccggaacaatttttattatgattagaattttattagttatttttttgtgtttgtttgtattaatattataggagaatgaaatactcacatatcaataacaatgCACGAGATTGGAAATAATGGCTATGGAACTTCTTTACATATTTTTTCTTGGTTTGTGatgactctttcatttttgtcggTTTTTCTTTTTCTACAATGGTGTATTTGAAATATCGAGTGGtagcaaaaatctttaataagtACTTGACATGTTGTAACATTATTGTCCTTCACTCTTTCCTACACTTTAGTCTCCTTTGTAACACTTAtgttctatttatattttgttaaacATGTTACAAATCAAATTGCTTAGCCAAATTGTTAATGTACGATGCACATatgtcaatttgatcttatcatagtgttataatatgcataaTAAATATTACCTAAATATTATGCATGATTAATAATTAGTTAGAAACCGAttcttattctccaattcattgttccaattccaatgctttcaagcctttaaatcattttttttccAATCAAATATACTATTCTGTAACTCACAGTATTTTttggataaatatttttttttgaatgatttgtttatattttattttctcgtgaattaggaaaggctaatatttcgtatgaagtataatagtatttttttgattataatttttgatgaatgatcgAATATGAAGAAGCTATGTTTGGAATTGTATATGCATAAATCTCTATTTATTGCTTGATTCCGAgaaatgtgtaattagttttACTCATCttatactactactaataattattagagttcacctataaagttttgatccttactttactctcttacttttggtcccaaatctaatcttatatatatactacgaagtatattattagaacacaaaatgtgatattttaaatataGTTGTTAAAGTTTctcacataaaagttcacgaCCGTTTCTTTGCAAGATAAACATAGGGCTGAGTACTTTAAAATGCACAAAAacgacaataaaaacaatatctccattcaagcaataaagaggCAAGTTGCAATGTTTGTTGGTGAATAAAAcctttcatattctataatctttaagccGATCAAAGCAAtgatcaaataataaagagacaatGGAAGAATCATTAACTAAAGAGGCAATAGAAAAACCATTAATTAAAGAGGCAATTGAAGAAATCATTTGCAACTCAAACGAAAAAATTGAGAGtcattgattttctttctataaaatctcaTTCAAATAATAATTCATATTGTCTTATTTGATTCCAGGTTGTCCAAACCAACATTACCCGTCCTTACAAGAGTCAGTTTTTTTTGTTCTCTCTGTAATTTAGAGTATTTTATTGGAATTTCGtgtctcctttttctttttctctttgttcatttatttatatttaatagcCTTAATTGGAGGTgtcaattcaattaattaaattgataatttaACTAATGATGTTATTGTAGGAGGTATGTATATGTTAATGCGATCCTAAGATGGATGTGCTTTGAACTTCGCATAATTATTTTGTATACCCAGTTAGAAATATTTTTACGAGATTAGCATAATTATCCATATTGTACGAGTTTTAGGATTTTGACAGGagtatttatttaaattttatatCTGTATGTGTAGTTACTATAAGTGAAGTAATAAGAAGATGATAATTTTGTAGAGAAAGAAAGGATAATGAATGAAAGTAACACGTTATATATTTCGAAGTTAGGAGATTTGTAACAGCATATGGAGTAGAAAATAAATTTCAATGCAATTTGTTCATATATGGAAGGGTGActtcttttaatgttttgttttattggtagCCATTTGTACTCGtatttttaaatcctttgaaaacagggGACAACAACGGAGCGCAAATTCATGCTCCAATACTTCTATGGCGTCAAGATTGTCCATAAGACCACAAGTACCCGAAAGTAAAATTTGACGGGCCGTGTCGTCGCTTCAAAACAATCAAGCTATTCACATTTTGGTTTGCCTATCATCCGGAATCAAAAAATTGGAGTGTATTaaacttttgttttaaaatacTACTCCCTCAGTCGTGTTCAtgtatttatctttttttttttttaattatttgtgagtggttttttaattaaaattaaacaaatgattgagagagactactccatataagttattcacaaattaaacacttAAACACAATCATTTATTAACGATCCCGTAATTTTCAGGCTCTAAAACTAGTTAGGAATTAATTTGTGAAGAAATAAATTAAACGGAAcaaaattaaattgaataaagCAGCGCTAAActaaaatgagctgaaattaaatCCGAAAAAACATGGCCCAAGTAAACTAATACCAAAAAAAACGATAATTTGggtaaaacaaatagaaaaattaCCCCATCTTCTCTCTTCTTTCATCTGAGAAAAACAAACAATGGAGATTTTCTATTACCCGGGGCCGGTGTTGGGATCTTTAGCTTCAATCTTCACTACAATTGATTACACCAATTCCTCACTACATTCACCTCGTCCTTTACTCTCATCCCaggtaattttattttattttaacttaattttaCCCTTCTTTTTTGTCATTTCAatttttcttgcatttccgcCGTTTCTTtgataccaaaaaaaaaagtaaagcaaTCCGGGCTTAATGAACTACTTAGCCAAAACGCCTGTATACGTCTTACGGGTTTAAGTCACAATGCCATCATTTGGTTTATTGATCGTAGCTTTACCGACATCAATTCATGAGTCAACAACACGGCCTTGAGTGttcaaaacaaaattaaagtGTAATGCATCCGAAACTACAATACTGATCAGCTAATTGCTAACCTCTCTTTTGTTTCCCAATTCCTGTGGACACCCTTTTGATTCATCCTCTTCTTCACTCTCGTTACTCGGAAATAATGTACAAAGAAAGACTAATTGCAACAACACATCAATTCTTGAATACCCGACTGGCCGGCCAATTTTATGTTCATAAGAAAATTCAACAGTATGATGCTTCCATAGTTTCCTCTCATTTCTTTCCCAATTCCTGGAAATTTCCTTGTTCACTATATAAATAATGTGATTGTGAGTCGGAAATAGTACCAATCAATCTATCATCCTCTTAACAACAATACTTCAGTCTAAATTTCCTTGTTCGCATATTATTATCATATTTCACAATACTTCAGTCTAAATACACCAAATCAAGTAATCTATATCAAAACCAAACACAAAACCTTCTATTAAAAGGGCAGAGTGAGAGGGCAAAATGGCAGAATCGGTGGTGATTGAGTTGCTTAAAACTATTGGGGAAAAAGTGGGTTCCGATGTATGGGGGAAAATAGTCAGTGCAGCTGACATTGATTCCCAAATAAAAGGGCTTCAGGAATACAAAAATACCATTGAAGCTGCACTACTTGACGCATATTCACAGGAGTGTAGTCATTCTCAGCGAAACGTGCTCGAGAAGCTTGAAGGCGTTCTTGCCAAACTAATCGATTTCCAAGATGAAAAGGCTGTAAAAGCCAAGCAGAAACAACTCATGAGCGGAAATAAGTTCACCAAAGAGGTGCGCTTGTTCTGTTCTACTTCAAACCAACTTACCTCACCTCTCAAGGATGCTGGTAAAATCAAGGATATTTCGGGAGAACTGAGTCGCATTCCAAGTCATGCCCAAATTGGAACCATCTTTAACTCTCCATCTTTGAACCAAACCCAAACATTGAGCAATGTATCAGGATCTTATATGAGTACTGATTTGGTAATTGGACGAGATGGAGACAGGGATAAAATGGTAGGCTTACTGTTAGACGACTCCGCTGCTGCTGGTGTACTCCCTGTTGCTTCCATTATTGGGATGGGTGGAGTTGGGAAGACTACATTAGCTCAGTATGTTTACAATGATGAAAGGAttaaaaaatattttgatttgcAGCTTTGGGTTTTCGCCACCCAATATTTTAATGTCAAGGATGTGTTACGGCAGATGGTGACGTGTGCTACTGATAAAAAAGCTCTCAACTACGATATCGATCAGCTCAAACGGTGTCTATATCATGCAATTGCCGGGAAGAGGTTTCTGCTTGTTTTGGATGGTGTGTGGGAGGACGACCGTTTGAGAACAAAATGGAAAGAATTGACAGTCCTGCTTAGGGTCGGGGCTCAGGGAAGTCAAGTTCTCATTACCACACGTAGCAACACGGTTGCTAGAATTATTGGAACCCAAGACCCATTAATGGTTAGTGATTTAGGAGATGATGACTCTTTGCTCCTCTTTCGACATGTGGCTGTTACACAGTGGCATGAGCCAGGGGTGGAGGCTATCTTGAAACAGATTTCAGAGATGTGTCCCAAAGTTCCCCTTATTATACAGGCAATTGGAAGCCTTTTAGCTGGGAAACCTACTGTCCAGGAATGGCAAGCATTTAGGAATGCTCAGCTTGCAAATTTTACATCATATGGCCGTGACGTCTTAGGCTCACTCAAACTCAGTTATGATCAATTAGGTACTAAGCTAAAACTATGTGTTCTATACTGCTCTCTGTTCCCAAAGGGATTTTTGTTCGCAAAAAGTTATCTCATTCCTCTTTGGATTGCCATGGGATATGTTGAGGGCGAGTATACCGACCAAAATCTAGAAAAGGTGGCTGAAGGTTATGTGTTGTGCTTGCTTAATCGAGGATTTTTCTACTCTGACGACAGGGATAGGTTTAAGTGCCCTGATGTTTTTTGGATGCACAACCTGATGCACGATTTAGTGCTGTCGATTGGTGGGTTCAAGTATAAAATGGCTGATTCAAATACAAATGAATTTGATGAGAGAGTTTGTCATGTATCATACCATTTTGCAGAAGAGGACCCTTCTTTGAAAGTCCCATCATCACTATTCAAAATCAAGCAGTTGAAATCGTTCCTTCTTCCTCTTCCATCACaaggttggatttcctattataaCACAGTTAGACTTTTCCCATTAATCGATATTTCTATATTCAGAATTCAGTCCTTGAGGGTACTGCGGATGCGTGCGGTAGGGATAAAAAAACTACCAAGATCACTAGGCAAACTGATCCACTTGAGGTATCTTGATTTTTCGCACAACTCTATCCGTAAACTCCCTGACTCAATTACACATCTAGTGAATCTATATTTTCTTGACCTATCCGACTGTTTGAGTCTTGAAGAGTTGCCGGAGGACATAAACAAGCTAATGATGCTGAGACACCTTTACCTCTCTGGTTGTGACAATCTGAGTCACATGCCCAAGGGATTGCGGAGTCTGACAGGTCTTGAAATACTAGACCATTTCATTGTGGGAAAACCAAGAACCTCTCTCACTCCGTGTGTATCCAAGACTAAGTTGGCTTGTGATCTGGCAGACCTAGGCTATCTTGATAATCTTAAGGGCGAGTTGAAAATCGTTTTGGGTGATCGATCAAATGATTTAGTGTCAGAAGCCAAAGCTGTAAATCTGGACAAGAAAGATATCACTGAGTTTACTATGGATTTTAGAGAGAGTAGAATAGAGGACGAGATGGTGCTAGAGAACCTCAAACCTGGCGCTCATCTAGAACACTTGTGTATAAAGAACTATGGAGGAAAGAGGTTGCCAAGTTGGATGGGAGAAGGAATCCATTGCTGGTTACCAAATGTTAAATCTATTTTTATAACTGATTGCAAAGAATACATAAATATTTGCTCCTTTGGAAGACTCCCTCATCTTGAGATACTAGTCTTAAAAAAATTGGATAAGGTGGAGTACATAGAAAATGATAGTAGCAACATGGTAGGTCTTGTAGAAGAGCACCCTTCCGTTCCCTTATTCCCGTCCCTTAGAAACCTCACCCTCTGGAACATACCTGAGTTGAAGGGGTGGTGGAATATGCCAGAGTCCGCTCAAGATCAGAGCCAGAATCAACTCCTGAAATTGATGCCTGCATTTCCCAGATTGGAGGAGGTGAAAATGGACATGGAGTTGGTGATTTCAATGGCCCAAGTGTTTCTACAAGGTATTTCTTCTTTACatactctcgttgttgggaaacCCAACGATGTAGCAGAGCAAAGATGCGGTCCTTCAAATGTGAATGTGGGTGTTAAGCAGAGACAACCAGTCATCCTCCTCAAAAACTACCTTCCCACGCTCCGTCTCCTAAGTTTTGACAATAGTGAAATGGAACATATTCCTGAGGAGTATCAGGGTATGTCTTCTTTGACAAGCCTAAGGATATACACATGTAAAGCATTAGAGTCGATTCCAGAGTGGATTGACAGCCTCACCTCTCTAGAAAGCATTAGTATACATGAATGCCCAAGATTGAAATCGTTGCCGCACGAGATCAGCAACCTATCCAACTTGAAGACACTAAGCCTTACACAATGCTCGAGGGAGCTTGCGGAGAGATGCGAATCACCATCAGGAGAAGACTGGCCCAAAATTCAACATATTCCCAACATTACCATTAAACCTGCTAAAAATGGGGAAAAATGAATTGAATCAGTCAAATGAAGAGCTAATCTCTATCCAAACGATTAACAAGAGTGGTGCTACTTGACGTGTTCATCAGCCGATCAGGTGGTTTGAGTATCTTTAGTCACAAActctcactttagacggacactatccgtttaaagctgtagacggatagtgtccctctcataaAATCTCATATAATGAGAGTGAGTAGTACAAGTTGGTGGGGAATGAATACCCCTATTTGCCCGCCCACTTACCTTTTGCAAGAGGGGCAAAGCCCCAGGGGATTGTTTAGTAGTGTTGCATTTTTTTTCCTTATATTTTATGTTAAAAACTTGTTCACACTCTAGGAGTGGTGACGTGGTGTATTTGCATGAATAAGACAAGCTTGTCTCTACTTCTAAGTATTATGCTTTTGTAAATATACCCTAAATAATCATTTTAAATTCAAGACAGATATATTCGTTTTAAATAATAATTTGTACTTTAGATTAAACTAAAGAATTTTAAGCAGTCTCATTTGTTTTGCCTGTCCATTATACCATTCGTCTTCATCACACAGAAGATTGAGATCACCTTTACTTAACTTCCCTATTTTACATAGTAGGCAGTGTTGGTGATACTTCTACTTTCTATCACTTTCACAATAATGATCAATACTCAcgttttgtgaaaaaaaaaatgaatgtttTTAAGGACTTTATTTCTCTTAAATCTCTTCTAAGGGACCACTTTTATTTGATGAAATTTGTGATTTAACAGAAATAAATTCAatgggtagtttggattggattggagggagtagtatTATTATATTGAGATATGAGCTTTTGGAGAGTTCATTTATATATAGGAATATTAACGAGGTAATTATCAATAAATTATTTGTGGAGAGACATGTTTTTTTCTCCACAAATTCGTACTTGTGACGGTTATAAGTTATGCCGGTACTCAGAATCGATTTAAATAAAGTTAAAAAGGAATTGAGGTTGTGAGATGTTTTAacttacacaaattctcattgaagacatgacatatccgtcacaagctgaagacggataccattttacctcacaatgtacccactttttctctctctgcaacactattcatgtggtctcctttctccactaacccattttgttaccattttatctcacaaaatatccgccacaaatggtaacccgtcacaagggagaccaattgtttaaCTTAAGACAGTATAAGACTAGCTATACTTCTATTGTTTCTTATTGTTTGGACAAATTGACGTAGTATGAGATACTCGGTACATCACAAATTATAGAATAGCATCGTCTTACAATATAAAACAATTTGTTTATTAGTTAAACGCTCATTTGTTACTACAATGAGTTTTTTCATACTCAAAATTAAAAGAACTATCCTAAACCATAAAACGGGCTTAAATAACGTAAAGAAtagaaattaaaattaaaattgatACAAGTAATTTTGTTAGTAAATGCCATAAGCTTATGAAAAATAGAGAAATAGAGAAGCCGCTAACTTTTTTAGCGGCTTTAGTGGTTATTCATTTCTAGAATAGGCTGTCATCAGTGTTAGAAGGTGacggtttttgaaaaaaaaaaaatttgaatagTAAAGCCGTTAGGTTTCTTAGCGGC from Silene latifolia isolate original U9 population chromosome 5, ASM4854445v1, whole genome shotgun sequence encodes the following:
- the LOC141656745 gene encoding disease resistance protein RGA2-like, producing the protein MAESVVIELLKTIGEKVGSDVWGKIVSAADIDSQIKGLQEYKNTIEAALLDAYSQECSHSQRNVLEKLEGVLAKLIDFQDEKAVKAKQKQLMSGNKFTKEVRLFCSTSNQLTSPLKDAGKIKDISGELSRIPSHAQIGTIFNSPSLNQTQTLSNVSGSYMSTDLVIGRDGDRDKMVGLLLDDSAAAGVLPVASIIGMGGVGKTTLAQYVYNDERIKKYFDLQLWVFATQYFNVKDVLRQMVTCATDKKALNYDIDQLKRCLYHAIAGKRFLLVLDGVWEDDRLRTKWKELTVLLRVGAQGSQVLITTRSNTVARIIGTQDPLMVSDLGDDDSLLLFRHVAVTQWHEPGVEAILKQISEMCPKVPLIIQAIGSLLAGKPTVQEWQAFRNAQLANFTSYGRDVLGSLKLSYDQLGTKLKLCVLYCSLFPKGFLFAKSYLIPLWIAMGYVEGEYTDQNLEKVAEGYVLCLLNRGFFYSDDRDRFKCPDVFWMHNLMHDLVLSIGGFKYKMADSNTNEFDERVCHVSYHFAEEDPSLKVPSSLFKIKQLKSFLLPLPSQGWISYYNTVRLFPLIDISIFRIQSLRVLRMRAVGIKKLPRSLGKLIHLRYLDFSHNSIRKLPDSITHLVNLYFLDLSDCLSLEELPEDINKLMMLRHLYLSGCDNLSHMPKGLRSLTGLEILDHFIVGKPRTSLTPCVSKTKLACDLADLGYLDNLKGELKIVLGDRSNDLVSEAKAVNLDKKDITEFTMDFRESRIEDEMVLENLKPGAHLEHLCIKNYGGKRLPSWMGEGIHCWLPNVKSIFITDCKEYINICSFGRLPHLEILVLKKLDKVEYIENDSSNMVGLVEEHPSVPLFPSLRNLTLWNIPELKGWWNMPESAQDQSQNQLLKLMPAFPRLEEVKMDMELVISMAQVFLQGISSLHTLVVGKPNDVAEQRCGPSNVNVGVKQRQPVILLKNYLPTLRLLSFDNSEMEHIPEEYQGMSSLTSLRIYTCKALESIPEWIDSLTSLESISIHECPRLKSLPHEISNLSNLKTLSLTQCSRELAERCESPSGEDWPKIQHIPNITIKPAKNGEK